A window of the Bacillota bacterium genome harbors these coding sequences:
- a CDS encoding PBP1A family penicillin-binding protein, with the protein MERRHERKTVEPEKATATRGGRGPDKPGDRVLRVAVPVLIALAAGVVIVFAALIFLVRLPTPQTSLATRILDVNGNLVGRVAVENRTEVPQSDLPMNLQNATVAVEDDRFFSHHGVDPRGIIRAAYRNLLAGRVVEGASTITQQLVRNLYLTQTRTFSRKIQEALLAIKFESVYTKREILAMYLNTIFFGQSSYGAEVASETYFGKPVHSLDLAQSTMLAGIIRSPENYNPFTNLSAATGRRSLVLDKMVVQGYITAKQATETKSEPVVLNPTRAAPRAAPYFIDYVTKQIAERHPDIAKDLAVGGYTVETTLDLKMQAAGETAFKAGMPAGSKDSAGITQPQGALVAIDPTNGYIKAMIGGRNFGESQFNRAYQAKRQPGSSFKPFLYTAVLDHGYTVVDRQVCEPVSFPGVGRVPYEPQDYGNEPYHYQAMTLRRAVKISDNVIAVRWANTIGPAQVVKYAHLMGIQSYLEPNLSIALGSYEVSPLEMAVGYSTLAGGGNLTTPLAILRLRDRNGKIIEENRPSVSQVVDPRVAYVMTNVMQSVFEPGGTGSNLTPIINRPAAGKTGTTEDYRDAWFAGFTPDLVAAVYVGNDDPRAPVTAPGGRLAGPIWANFIRLSLADVPPHDFIRPPGVIDVQVCADSGLLPGYDCPVVTEIFVAGTEPTQVDVGQGYSPGARGLTGGGAPAPGGTTTPSTPPAITPRQNRPGRRFTWPW; encoded by the coding sequence TTGGAGAGAAGACACGAACGGAAGACGGTCGAGCCAGAGAAGGCCACGGCGACCCGCGGCGGACGCGGCCCTGATAAGCCGGGCGACCGGGTCCTGCGGGTGGCCGTCCCCGTGCTCATCGCTCTGGCGGCCGGCGTGGTCATCGTCTTCGCGGCCCTCATCTTCCTGGTCCGCCTGCCGACCCCCCAGACGTCCTTGGCCACCAGGATCCTCGACGTCAACGGCAACCTGGTCGGCCGGGTGGCCGTCGAGAACCGCACCGAGGTGCCCCAGTCCGACCTGCCGATGAACCTGCAGAACGCTACGGTGGCCGTCGAGGACGACCGCTTCTTCTCCCACCACGGGGTCGACCCTCGAGGGATCATCCGGGCCGCCTACCGCAACCTGCTGGCCGGTCGGGTGGTCGAGGGCGCCAGCACGATCACTCAGCAATTGGTGAGGAACCTGTACCTCACCCAGACAAGGACCTTCAGCCGCAAGATCCAGGAAGCCCTCCTGGCGATCAAGTTCGAGTCGGTTTACACCAAGCGAGAAATCCTGGCGATGTATCTGAACACGATCTTCTTCGGCCAGAGCTCGTACGGGGCCGAGGTGGCCTCGGAGACGTACTTCGGCAAGCCGGTCCACTCGCTGGACCTCGCCCAAAGTACCATGCTCGCCGGGATCATCAGAAGCCCGGAGAACTACAACCCCTTCACCAACCTCTCGGCCGCGACCGGCCGTCGTAGCCTGGTCCTGGACAAGATGGTCGTCCAGGGCTACATCACGGCCAAGCAGGCCACCGAGACCAAGAGTGAGCCGGTAGTCCTCAACCCGACTCGGGCCGCACCGCGGGCCGCACCGTACTTTATTGACTACGTCACCAAGCAGATCGCCGAGCGCCACCCGGACATCGCCAAAGACCTGGCCGTCGGCGGCTACACCGTGGAGACGACCCTTGACCTGAAGATGCAGGCGGCCGGCGAGACGGCCTTCAAGGCCGGGATGCCGGCGGGAAGCAAGGACAGTGCGGGGATCACTCAGCCCCAAGGGGCGCTGGTGGCCATCGACCCGACCAACGGCTACATCAAGGCGATGATCGGCGGCCGCAATTTCGGCGAGAGCCAGTTCAACCGGGCCTACCAAGCCAAGCGTCAGCCGGGCTCATCCTTCAAACCCTTCCTGTACACGGCCGTCCTCGACCATGGCTACACGGTGGTTGACCGGCAGGTCTGCGAGCCGGTGAGTTTCCCAGGGGTCGGCAGGGTCCCCTATGAGCCCCAGGACTATGGCAACGAACCATATCACTATCAGGCTATGACCCTCCGGCGGGCGGTGAAGATCTCCGACAACGTCATCGCCGTCCGCTGGGCCAACACGATCGGGCCGGCCCAGGTGGTCAAATACGCCCATCTGATGGGCATCCAGAGCTATCTGGAGCCGAACCTGTCCATCGCCCTCGGCAGCTATGAGGTGTCTCCCCTGGAGATGGCCGTCGGCTACTCGACCCTGGCCGGTGGAGGCAACCTCACCACCCCCCTGGCCATCCTCCGGCTGCGGGACCGCAACGGGAAGATCATTGAGGAGAACCGCCCGTCCGTCAGCCAGGTCGTCGACCCGCGAGTGGCCTACGTCATGACCAACGTCATGCAGAGTGTCTTCGAACCCGGCGGGACTGGCTCCAACCTGACCCCAATCATCAACCGGCCGGCCGCCGGGAAAACCGGGACGACCGAGGACTACCGCGACGCCTGGTTCGCCGGGTTCACCCCGGACCTCGTGGCCGCGGTCTACGTCGGCAACGACGACCCGAGGGCGCCGGTGACCGCCCCCGGCGGGCGTCTGGCCGGCCCGATCTGGGCCAACTTCATCCGCTTGTCCCTGGCGGATGTCCCGCCCCATGACTTCATTCGCCCCCCTGGGGTCATCGACGTCCAGGTCTGCGCCGACTCCGGACTGCTGCCGGGGTACGATTGCCCGGTGGTGACCGAGATCTTCGTCGCCGGGACCGAGCCGACCCAGGTCGATGTCGGTCAGGGTTACAGCCCCGGGGCGAGGGGGCTCACCGGCGGCGGCGCGCCGGCACCGGGGGGGACCACGACCCCCTCCACGCCGCCGGCCATCACGCCTCGGCAGAATCGACCCGGTCGCCGGTTCACCTGGCCGTGGTGA
- a CDS encoding GGDEF domain-containing protein — MGEPAAARFYQAAIGTVGGLLMLYLTPSIPPGSVLSLLFLTLLYVLFSQRLVTLPSGLKITAAFPIVVAAIAAHGPAVAMWSTLPAVLLWTFTQKFHPLRTFFNVGHFALSIGAAAAVFRAVAGGYGQLILPFGFIPLFLATVTYDLINLGLIGARMAFVEHQRWVPVLYRTLLERRSATLLYHVLAVVMAILYLDRGPYGALIVSVCLVGLNQFFRIMNEMDEVRLQAITDRLTHVYNYRYFADWLENRFPALTDKGEPVTILFVDINDLKAFNDTYGHHAGDLALQTVARVLQGYTRNTDKIVRYGGDEFVVMLPRTDAELAERIAERIRDVVVESRVTVDGAELPVAVSIGMCTYPTDTPAPGDLVRVADQAMYLAKSRGSNCICNAGELLVKS; from the coding sequence ATGGGCGAACCAGCCGCGGCCCGATTCTACCAGGCCGCCATCGGGACCGTCGGCGGGCTGCTCATGCTCTACCTCACGCCATCCATCCCGCCCGGCTCGGTCCTGTCGCTTCTCTTTCTCACCTTGCTCTACGTGCTCTTCAGTCAACGCCTGGTCACCCTGCCGTCAGGGCTCAAGATAACCGCCGCCTTTCCCATCGTCGTCGCCGCCATCGCCGCTCACGGCCCGGCGGTGGCCATGTGGTCCACCCTGCCGGCGGTCCTCCTCTGGACCTTCACCCAGAAGTTCCATCCCCTCCGGACGTTCTTCAACGTCGGCCACTTCGCCCTGAGCATCGGGGCGGCGGCCGCCGTCTTCCGAGCGGTGGCCGGTGGCTACGGGCAACTCATCCTGCCTTTCGGCTTCATCCCGTTGTTCCTGGCGACCGTCACCTACGATCTGATTAACCTGGGCCTGATCGGCGCGCGGATGGCCTTCGTCGAGCACCAGCGGTGGGTCCCCGTCTTGTACCGCACCCTCCTCGAGCGAAGGAGCGCCACCCTTCTCTACCATGTGCTGGCCGTGGTGATGGCCATCCTCTACCTTGACCGAGGTCCTTACGGCGCCCTCATCGTCTCGGTTTGCCTGGTCGGGTTGAATCAGTTCTTCCGAATCATGAACGAGATGGACGAGGTCCGCCTCCAGGCGATCACCGACCGGCTGACCCACGTCTACAACTACCGCTACTTTGCCGACTGGCTGGAGAACCGCTTTCCGGCCCTGACCGACAAGGGCGAGCCGGTGACCATCCTCTTCGTCGACATCAACGACCTCAAGGCCTTCAACGATACTTACGGCCACCACGCCGGCGACCTCGCCCTCCAGACGGTAGCCCGGGTCCTGCAGGGCTACACCAGGAACACCGACAAGATCGTCCGCTACGGCGGCGATGAGTTCGTCGTGATGCTCCCCCGCACCGATGCCGAGCTAGCCGAGCGGATCGCCGAGCGAATCAGAGACGTCGTCGTCGAGTCGAGGGTCACGGTCGATGGGGCCGAACTCCCGGTCGCGGTCAGCATCGGCATGTGTACTTACCCCACCGACACGCCGGCCCCCGGCGATCTGGTGCGGGTCGCCGACCAGGCGATGTACCTCGCCAAGTCCCGCGGCTCCAACTGCATCTGCAATGCGGGCGAGCTGCTGGTAAAGTCGTAA
- a CDS encoding DMT family transporter: MSGRSGEPAGSLLAITATAFFASAAILVRFAGQVPPAALAADRLLIGAAFVALGGLVTRTPMGIRPREIAPLAGIGVIAAIHFMAYILALGRTSIAHTLVLVNLSPVFVAVLSPRWLGESLSRGRFAGIGLSLLGLAVMVGFEPRTTASSLSGDLLALLSGLSYAVYSLAGRSVRGRHPLFRYTFWVYLLAALVLLPVGRPWSRASAINGPTLVAVILLGLLPTGLGHTLYNAALRRTTAATANLIATQEVTGGILLGYFFFGETLSAAAVVGGLLALAGVAFVVISGQVSIVRQAGGNPPNPANTTEEKRGSGVR, from the coding sequence GTGTCGGGCCGCTCTGGCGAACCCGCCGGTAGCCTCCTGGCCATTACGGCGACGGCCTTTTTTGCCTCGGCGGCCATTCTGGTCCGGTTCGCCGGCCAGGTCCCTCCGGCGGCGCTGGCCGCCGATCGGCTCCTCATCGGAGCGGCCTTTGTCGCCCTGGGGGGGCTTGTCACCCGAACGCCGATGGGCATCCGCCCTCGGGAGATTGCACCCCTGGCCGGCATCGGCGTCATCGCCGCCATCCACTTCATGGCCTACATCCTGGCCCTTGGCCGCACTTCCATCGCCCACACCCTGGTCTTGGTCAACCTGTCCCCGGTCTTCGTGGCCGTCCTCAGCCCGCGGTGGCTCGGAGAGAGCCTCTCCCGCGGCCGCTTCGCCGGCATCGGCCTTTCCCTCCTCGGCCTGGCGGTAATGGTCGGCTTCGAACCGAGAACCACCGCCTCCTCTCTGTCCGGAGACCTGCTTGCCCTCCTGTCCGGATTGTCCTATGCCGTCTATTCCCTGGCCGGCCGGTCGGTGCGCGGCCGTCACCCGCTCTTCCGCTACACCTTCTGGGTCTACCTGCTGGCCGCGCTGGTCCTGCTGCCGGTCGGGCGACCGTGGTCGCGGGCTTCAGCCATCAACGGACCGACCCTCGTCGCCGTCATTCTGTTGGGCCTCCTGCCGACCGGCCTCGGCCACACCCTCTATAACGCCGCTCTACGGCGGACCACGGCGGCCACCGCCAACCTCATCGCCACCCAGGAGGTCACCGGCGGGATTCTCCTCGGCTACTTTTTTTTCGGCGAGACCCTCAGCGCCGCGGCGGTGGTCGGGGGTCTATTGGCCCTTGCCGGGGTGGCCTTCGTGGTTATTTCTGGTCAAGTGTCCATTGTTCGACAGGCGGGAGGAAACCCCCCGAACCCGGCGAATACCACTGAAGAAAAACGGGGAAGTGGGGTGAGATGA
- a CDS encoding MFS transporter, translating to MTDRHDPREPIQTYEIGHPPSAAATPSSASTEPRPSTVVALTTGHFMVDFFTNLLTPLLPLIYADLGFTLTAGAAIASASSFAAYLLQPVFGLYIDRVAGGGLLIPSVLWTAVFAAAIGLTRNYWAILILATLAGLGDALYHPLGSVTLGGLTTRRRGWLMSLYSAGGSVGFAVAPMIAIPLVAKYGLISFVWMLPLGFAGAFLMHGIGVAKVRAKPVDSARPGPAGLWRSMRPNLRSLAMMNLIVTLRAWGMYAITFLVPLYYLEHGYSRAMTSIPLTMFLLVGTVGGMAGGYLSDRFGRRPTIIVSSLLSAILFFALRRLGAGYLSWAALAVIGAVFQAALPAAIVFAQELFPENAGMASGIVMGLAWGFGAIGLSLTGWVSEHAGLTLAMDTTPVILLVAGALCVFLPRDKRGDSGVGPLWRTRR from the coding sequence ATGACTGACCGTCACGATCCTCGCGAACCCATTCAGACCTATGAAATCGGCCATCCGCCGAGCGCCGCGGCGACGCCCTCGTCGGCCTCCACCGAGCCCCGGCCCAGCACGGTCGTCGCTTTGACGACCGGACATTTTATGGTCGACTTCTTCACCAACCTCCTGACCCCACTGCTCCCCCTCATCTACGCCGATCTCGGCTTCACCCTGACGGCGGGAGCAGCCATCGCCTCGGCTTCCTCTTTTGCCGCCTACCTCCTCCAACCGGTCTTTGGGCTGTACATCGACCGGGTGGCCGGCGGCGGGCTCCTCATCCCATCGGTCCTGTGGACCGCCGTTTTTGCGGCGGCCATCGGCCTTACCCGGAACTACTGGGCCATCCTCATCCTCGCCACCCTGGCCGGACTGGGCGACGCCCTCTACCACCCCTTGGGTTCGGTGACTCTGGGCGGGTTGACGACCCGCCGGCGGGGTTGGCTGATGTCGCTGTACTCGGCCGGCGGAAGCGTCGGTTTCGCCGTGGCCCCGATGATCGCCATTCCACTGGTGGCCAAGTACGGCCTGATTTCCTTCGTCTGGATGCTGCCCCTGGGCTTCGCCGGGGCGTTCCTCATGCATGGCATCGGGGTCGCCAAGGTTCGAGCCAAGCCGGTCGACTCGGCGCGCCCGGGCCCGGCGGGGCTGTGGCGATCGATGCGGCCCAACCTTCGGTCTCTGGCGATGATGAACCTCATCGTCACCCTGCGAGCCTGGGGCATGTACGCCATCACCTTCCTGGTCCCCCTCTACTACTTGGAGCACGGCTACAGCCGGGCCATGACGAGCATCCCGCTGACCATGTTCCTGCTCGTCGGGACGGTCGGCGGCATGGCCGGGGGGTACCTATCGGACCGGTTCGGCCGGCGGCCGACCATCATCGTCTCCTCGCTGCTGAGCGCAATCCTTTTCTTCGCCCTCCGGCGACTCGGAGCCGGCTATCTTTCCTGGGCCGCCCTGGCCGTCATTGGAGCGGTATTTCAGGCCGCCCTTCCGGCGGCGATCGTCTTCGCCCAGGAGCTCTTCCCCGAGAATGCCGGGATGGCCTCGGGAATCGTCATGGGTCTGGCCTGGGGATTCGGGGCCATCGGGCTGTCCCTGACGGGCTGGGTGAGTGAGCACGCCGGGCTGACCCTGGCCATGGATACCACACCGGTGATCCTGCTTGTTGCCGGCGCACTCTGCGTCTTCCTGCCGAGAGATAAAAGGGGGGATTCCGGTGTCGGGCCGCTCTGGCGAACCCGCCGGTAG